A window from Chitinophaga filiformis encodes these proteins:
- a CDS encoding RrF2 family transcriptional regulator gives MLSKKTQYAFHALIHLAENADKGPILISEIAQEKNISIKFLENILLELKNAGILGSKKGKGGGYYLLKAPKEIPLARIIRLLDGAIALLPCVSLNYYERCENCRDEAVCGLNDVMSKVRDATLKILENKTLKDILTRNVSIL, from the coding sequence ATGTTGTCTAAAAAAACGCAATACGCTTTTCACGCGCTCATACACCTGGCAGAAAATGCTGACAAAGGTCCCATTCTCATCTCTGAAATTGCCCAGGAGAAGAACATCTCCATCAAATTCCTGGAGAACATCCTGTTGGAATTGAAGAATGCGGGCATCCTGGGGAGTAAGAAAGGCAAAGGTGGTGGCTACTACCTGCTGAAAGCTCCGAAGGAAATTCCTTTGGCGAGGATTATCCGCCTGTTGGATGGTGCGATTGCGCTGCTTCCCTGTGTGAGTCTCAATTACTATGAAAGATGCGAGAATTGCCGGGATGAAGCGGTGTGTGGCTTGAACGATGTTATGAGTAAAGTACGGGACGCGACGTTGAAAATCCTTGAGAATAAGACACTGAAGGATATATTAACGAGGAATGTCTCAATATTATAA
- the kdsA gene encoding 3-deoxy-8-phosphooctulonate synthase — protein sequence MSATTHLKSLFKDQYNPDNFFLIAGPCVVEDEALLMHVAEKVSGICKRLNIPYIFKASYRKANRTSINSFSGVGDVEGLDLLQKTGQTFNLPVTTDIHSAAEAAMAAAYVDILQIPAFLCRQTDILLAAAETGKFVNVKKGQFVSGEAMKFAVEKVKQGGNDKVWLTERGTTFGYQDLVVDYRNIPIMKEHGVPVIMDCTHSLQQPNQTSGVTGGNPKLIGTIAKAAIATGADGLFIETHPNPSKAKSDGANMLHLDLLEDLLEQLVRIREVVK from the coding sequence ATGTCAGCAACAACACACCTGAAGTCACTTTTTAAGGATCAATATAACCCAGATAATTTCTTTCTGATAGCCGGGCCCTGCGTGGTAGAAGATGAAGCGCTGCTGATGCATGTAGCTGAAAAGGTATCGGGCATTTGTAAACGCCTGAACATTCCATATATTTTCAAAGCATCCTACCGAAAAGCGAACCGTACCAGCATCAACTCCTTTAGTGGAGTGGGTGATGTGGAAGGGCTGGACCTCCTGCAGAAAACGGGGCAGACATTCAATCTGCCTGTTACTACCGATATCCACTCTGCTGCAGAAGCTGCCATGGCAGCCGCTTATGTGGATATATTGCAGATCCCGGCCTTCCTGTGCCGCCAGACCGACATCCTGCTGGCAGCAGCGGAAACCGGTAAATTCGTCAATGTGAAGAAAGGACAGTTTGTGAGCGGCGAGGCCATGAAATTTGCCGTAGAAAAGGTAAAACAGGGCGGTAATGATAAAGTATGGCTGACCGAACGTGGTACCACCTTCGGTTACCAGGACCTGGTGGTAGACTACCGCAATATTCCTATTATGAAGGAACATGGCGTGCCTGTGATCATGGATTGTACCCACTCCCTGCAACAGCCCAACCAGACCAGCGGTGTTACCGGCGGTAATCCCAAGCTGATCGGCACTATCGCTAAAGCCGCTATTGCTACAGGTGCAGATGGTTTGTTCATTGAGACCCATCCTAACCCTTCCAAGGCCAAGTCAGACGGTGCCAATATGCTGCATCTCGACCTGCTGGAAGACCTGCTGGAACAATTGGTAAGAATTCGTGAAGTAGTGAAATAA
- the cysD gene encoding sulfate adenylyltransferase subunit CysD: MTNKIQWEFPQALEDEAIYILRETAAQFERPAILFSGGKDSITIVRLAQKAFYPGKVPFPLLHIDTGHNFPETIQFRDWLVESLGLDLIVRNVQDSIDQGKVQEETGKYASRNALQTVTLLDAIEELKFDACIGGARRDEEKARAKERIFSVRDEFGQWNAKMQRPELFDMLNGKIHLGENVRVFPISNWTELDVWNYIRRENLQIPSIYFSHEREIIERDGMYWPYSPFLNTTEEEVPFRQKVRFRTVGDMTCTAAVISEADKLEDIIGEILEAKISERGARIDDKRSEAAMEKRKQAGYF; encoded by the coding sequence ATGACCAATAAAATACAGTGGGAGTTTCCGCAGGCGTTGGAAGATGAGGCCATCTATATTTTACGTGAAACAGCTGCACAGTTTGAACGCCCCGCCATCCTGTTCTCAGGTGGTAAGGATTCTATCACTATCGTGCGACTGGCACAGAAAGCGTTCTATCCAGGTAAAGTTCCTTTCCCCTTATTACATATAGACACCGGACATAATTTCCCCGAAACCATCCAGTTCCGCGACTGGCTGGTGGAATCACTGGGTCTTGATCTTATTGTAAGAAATGTACAGGACAGCATCGATCAAGGTAAAGTACAGGAAGAAACCGGTAAATACGCCAGCAGAAATGCCCTGCAGACCGTAACCCTCCTGGATGCTATCGAAGAACTGAAGTTTGATGCCTGCATCGGTGGCGCCCGCCGCGATGAAGAAAAAGCACGTGCGAAAGAAAGGATCTTCTCTGTAAGAGATGAATTTGGTCAGTGGAATGCCAAGATGCAACGCCCCGAGCTGTTCGATATGCTCAACGGTAAAATACACCTGGGCGAGAACGTGAGGGTATTCCCTATTTCCAACTGGACAGAACTGGATGTATGGAATTACATCCGCCGGGAAAACCTGCAGATCCCATCTATCTACTTCTCTCACGAAAGAGAGATCATTGAACGCGATGGTATGTATTGGCCCTACTCTCCTTTCCTCAATACTACCGAGGAAGAAGTGCCCTTCCGTCAAAAGGTACGCTTCCGTACTGTTGGCGATATGACCTGTACCGCAGCTGTGATCTCCGAAGCTGATAAGCTGGAAGATATCATTGGTGAAATACTGGAAGCCAAAATATCAGAAAGAGGCGCCCGTATTGATGATAAACGCTCAGAAGCAGCAATGGAGAAAAGAAAACAGGCTGGCTACTTTTAA
- a CDS encoding DUF4382 domain-containing protein: MRMPSWKHLANGVLVLSTALFMAACSKNDNDGKSRIQVALTDDPGDFKAVYIDVQEINVNYNESDDNGWQTLPGMKKGRYNLLTLVNDKDTVLADADIASGTIKEIRLVLGDDNWVVTNAGDSIKLQTPSGQSSGVKLKINMPVSEGVLYKLLLDFDVAKSIHEAGSAGKYILKPVIRTVLQAQGGSIKGVVLPAVVPSAVLVLNGTDTVASTYSGVGGAYLLKGIAAGSYTLHYISTDSTLQPATKQGVVVETGKVTAVDTLTLVK; the protein is encoded by the coding sequence ATGAGAATGCCTTCATGGAAACACCTGGCAAATGGTGTGCTGGTTTTATCTACCGCGTTATTTATGGCTGCATGTTCGAAAAACGATAACGATGGCAAATCAAGAATTCAGGTCGCACTTACCGATGATCCAGGAGATTTTAAAGCTGTTTACATCGATGTTCAGGAAATTAATGTCAACTACAACGAGAGCGATGACAATGGCTGGCAGACATTGCCCGGCATGAAAAAAGGACGCTACAACCTACTTACACTCGTTAATGACAAAGACACTGTATTGGCAGATGCTGACATCGCATCGGGTACAATCAAGGAAATCAGGCTGGTACTGGGAGATGACAACTGGGTGGTAACCAACGCAGGCGATTCTATCAAACTGCAAACACCAAGTGGACAGTCTTCCGGCGTAAAGCTGAAGATCAACATGCCTGTATCTGAAGGGGTACTTTACAAACTGCTGCTCGATTTCGACGTGGCAAAATCCATTCATGAAGCAGGAAGCGCCGGCAAGTATATCCTGAAACCGGTGATCAGAACTGTTCTTCAGGCACAGGGTGGTAGCATCAAAGGTGTTGTATTGCCTGCAGTAGTGCCTTCTGCAGTACTGGTACTGAATGGTACTGATACTGTTGCCAGCACTTATTCCGGTGTTGGTGGCGCTTATCTGCTGAAAGGTATTGCAGCCGGTAGCTATACCCTCCACTACATTTCTACAGATTCTACCCTGCAACCTGCTACAAAACAGGGCGTAGTAGTAGAAACCGGTAAAGTGACAGCTGTAGATACCCTCACGTTGGTAAAATAA
- a CDS encoding sulfate adenylyltransferase subunit 1 — MEVLRITTSGSVDDGKSTLIGRLLYDTHSIPQDKMEALHAASKRKGLDFTDLSLLTDGLVAEREQGITIDVAHIYFSTPTRKYIIADTPGHIEYTRNMVTGASNAQVSLILIDARKGIVEQTYRHFFIASLLRIPYLVVCVNKMDLVEYSEARFNQIVEDFQALIASAAFKAPSIKFIPISSLYGENVAARSEKISWYNGESLLEYLEQITFDHADNSHPARFKVQSVIRPKTEAYHDFRGFAGKVVSGHFNVGDEVISLPSQQKSKIKTIEQFETQLTTAEARQSVVITLEDEIDTSRGSMFSKPENAPALLKELSAQVCWMDQQKLVPGKAYLLQHGINRVKAKVQLIQHVIDVTSNKILEDKKELGLNDIGKITVKLAQPVFADSYDANPANGAFILIDEFSNSTVAVGFVD, encoded by the coding sequence ATGGAGGTTTTACGTATAACCACTTCCGGCAGTGTAGATGATGGGAAAAGCACCCTGATAGGCAGGTTGCTCTATGATACTCATTCTATTCCACAGGATAAAATGGAAGCATTGCATGCTGCCAGCAAACGTAAGGGACTTGACTTCACTGACCTGTCACTGCTGACAGACGGCCTGGTAGCCGAACGTGAACAAGGTATCACTATCGACGTAGCACATATCTACTTCTCTACTCCTACCCGTAAATACATTATTGCCGATACGCCCGGTCATATTGAGTATACCCGTAACATGGTGACCGGCGCATCCAATGCACAGGTTTCCCTCATACTGATCGATGCACGTAAAGGTATCGTAGAACAGACTTACCGTCACTTCTTCATCGCCAGCCTGCTGCGTATTCCTTACTTAGTGGTATGCGTCAACAAGATGGACCTGGTGGAATACAGCGAAGCACGCTTCAACCAGATCGTGGAAGATTTCCAGGCACTGATTGCCAGCGCAGCTTTCAAGGCGCCTTCTATCAAATTCATCCCCATCTCTTCGCTCTATGGTGAGAATGTGGCTGCCCGCTCTGAAAAGATCAGCTGGTACAATGGCGAATCACTGCTCGAATACCTGGAACAGATCACCTTCGATCATGCAGACAACAGCCACCCTGCCCGCTTCAAAGTGCAGTCAGTGATCCGCCCGAAAACAGAGGCTTATCACGACTTCCGCGGTTTTGCCGGTAAAGTGGTGAGCGGTCATTTTAATGTAGGCGACGAGGTCATTTCTCTCCCCTCCCAGCAGAAAAGCAAGATCAAGACCATCGAGCAGTTCGAAACACAACTCACTACCGCGGAGGCACGCCAGAGCGTAGTGATCACGCTGGAAGATGAAATTGATACCAGCCGTGGCAGCATGTTCTCAAAACCTGAGAATGCCCCTGCCCTGTTGAAAGAGCTCTCTGCGCAGGTGTGCTGGATGGATCAGCAGAAACTTGTACCCGGTAAAGCGTACCTGTTGCAGCATGGTATTAATCGCGTGAAGGCAAAGGTGCAGCTGATACAACATGTGATAGATGTAACTTCTAATAAGATCCTGGAAGATAAGAAAGAGCTGGGCCTGAATGATATCGGTAAAATTACCGTGAAGCTCGCACAGCCGGTGTTTGCAGATAGCTATGATGCTAACCCTGCCAACGGAGCGTTCATCCTGATCGATGAATTCAGCAACTCGACTGTAGCAGTTGGGTTTGTGGATTAA
- a CDS encoding phosphoadenylyl-sulfate reductase, with protein MDNISTALEGLDPIAAMQYLAAQFPGAVAFSTSFGQEDQVIADMIWRANLPIRVFTLDTGRLFQETYDLMDLTRARYKKNFEVYFPETASVEKLLAEKGPNSFYESVENRKECCNIRKVVPLNRALKGVKVWITGLRAEQSENRQSLHAIEWDEARQLYKYNPLINWTYDEMISYLQEKNVPYNKLHDKGFISIGCAPCTRAIEPGEHPRAGRWWWELSKKECGLHG; from the coding sequence ATGGATAATATCAGTACAGCACTGGAAGGACTAGATCCAATCGCTGCCATGCAGTATCTGGCAGCACAATTCCCCGGAGCGGTGGCCTTCTCCACCTCATTTGGACAGGAAGATCAGGTGATTGCCGACATGATCTGGCGTGCCAACTTGCCGATCAGGGTATTCACCCTCGACACAGGACGTCTGTTCCAGGAAACCTATGACCTGATGGACCTCACCCGCGCCCGCTACAAGAAGAACTTTGAAGTCTATTTCCCCGAAACAGCCTCAGTTGAAAAGTTACTGGCCGAAAAAGGACCTAATAGCTTCTACGAATCCGTAGAGAACCGCAAAGAATGTTGTAACATCCGCAAAGTTGTCCCGCTGAACCGCGCACTCAAAGGCGTTAAAGTATGGATCACCGGTCTTCGTGCTGAACAATCCGAAAACCGGCAGTCATTACATGCCATTGAATGGGATGAAGCCAGGCAATTGTATAAATACAATCCGCTCATTAACTGGACATATGATGAAATGATCAGTTACCTGCAGGAGAAGAACGTGCCATACAATAAATTGCACGATAAAGGTTTTATCTCCATCGGGTGCGCTCCCTGTACACGCGCGATTGAACCGGGAGAACATCCCCGCGCCGGCAGATGGTGGTGGGAACTATCTAAAAAAGAGTGCGGATTGCACGGATGA
- a CDS encoding PspC domain-containing protein, translating into MNRFKDFVEWQAFGVCTAIGNKLGIATSRIRLFFIYTSFITMGSPLIVYMIMAFWVNMKNYILNARRNPLRYL; encoded by the coding sequence ATGAATAGATTTAAAGATTTCGTGGAATGGCAGGCCTTCGGGGTTTGTACAGCTATCGGCAATAAGCTGGGCATAGCTACCTCCCGTATCCGTCTGTTTTTTATCTATACCTCTTTTATCACCATGGGCTCCCCGCTCATCGTCTACATGATCATGGCCTTTTGGGTGAACATGAAGAATTATATCCTGAACGCCCGCAGGAACCCTCTCAGATACCTTTAG
- a CDS encoding NAD-dependent epimerase/dehydratase family protein — translation MKKDKILVIGACGQIGVELTLALRKMYGDTNVVASDLREEHDLLKGTGPYVSLDVMNKEMLHVLVIRHNITQIYLLAAILSATGEKNPLLAWHINMQSLLNVLDIAKEENIDKVYWPSSIAVFGPNSPKDTTPQHTIIEPTTIYGISKFAGERWCEYYSHRYGVDVRSLRYPGLISYKSAPGGGTTDYAIEIFHEALEEKKYTCFLSESTYLPMMYMPDAIRATIELMEADKDKIKVRSSYNLGAMSFSPKEIAAEIKKHIPEFTISYEPDYRQQIADGWPKSMDDSLARQDWGWKPEYNLEKMTADMLKNLKK, via the coding sequence ATGAAGAAAGATAAAATACTGGTAATCGGCGCCTGCGGGCAGATTGGTGTTGAACTTACACTGGCATTAAGGAAGATGTACGGGGACACTAATGTGGTTGCTTCTGACCTGCGCGAGGAACATGACCTGCTCAAGGGAACAGGCCCATATGTATCCCTGGATGTCATGAACAAGGAGATGCTGCATGTGTTGGTTATCCGTCATAATATCACCCAGATCTACCTGCTGGCGGCCATCCTTTCAGCTACCGGTGAAAAGAACCCCCTGCTGGCATGGCATATCAACATGCAAAGCCTGCTGAATGTACTGGACATTGCGAAAGAAGAAAATATCGACAAAGTATACTGGCCAAGTTCCATCGCGGTATTCGGCCCTAATTCTCCTAAGGATACCACTCCGCAGCATACCATTATCGAGCCTACCACCATTTACGGTATCAGCAAGTTTGCCGGTGAACGCTGGTGCGAATATTACAGCCACCGTTACGGCGTAGACGTGCGCAGCCTGCGTTATCCTGGCCTGATCAGTTATAAATCAGCCCCGGGTGGTGGTACAACAGATTATGCTATTGAGATCTTCCACGAAGCATTGGAAGAGAAGAAATATACCTGCTTCCTCTCTGAAAGCACTTACCTGCCCATGATGTATATGCCGGATGCTATCCGCGCCACCATTGAACTGATGGAAGCTGATAAGGACAAGATCAAGGTACGCTCTTCCTACAACCTGGGCGCCATGAGCTTCTCTCCGAAAGAGATAGCAGCAGAGATCAAAAAGCACATCCCCGAATTCACGATCAGCTATGAACCGGACTACCGCCAGCAGATAGCCGACGGATGGCCCAAGAGCATGGACGATTCTCTGGCCCGCCAGGACTGGGGCTGGAAGCCGGAGTACAACCTGGAAAAGATGACGGCAGATATGCTGAAGAACCTGAAAAAGTAA
- a CDS encoding S41 family peptidase has product MNYLKIWLSVVCSIFLLSASAQVLPKTAVSAAVDRMAVLLEDHYVYPEKGAAIAAHLRAIYSSGKLASAGSWKALADALSKHLQDFSHDGHLYVRYDTGTSRLLLRQQHIEAKDNEGNTASAEGPDPFFYGAAAAAYNYGFESVRISKENIGYLSLSEINISRKCLPVLYAAMTFVANTRALVIDLRNNGGGGSDTGAVFESFFLPENTPLITFSSRTGKQTTDSTVSWLKEKRYDRPVFILISNKTASAAEAFTFAMQRTGRAVVIGQPSAGAANMNAWFPVNEHIYISISEMAPVWHGTTDTWERKGIQPDYPAVTEQEITAIIQKKTGKQ; this is encoded by the coding sequence ATGAACTATCTTAAGATATGGTTATCAGTTGTTTGTAGTATTTTTTTACTGTCCGCCAGCGCTCAGGTCCTACCTAAAACAGCTGTCTCTGCTGCTGTTGACAGGATGGCGGTATTGCTGGAAGACCATTACGTTTACCCGGAGAAAGGCGCCGCTATTGCAGCTCATCTGCGTGCTATATACAGTAGCGGGAAATTAGCATCAGCCGGTAGCTGGAAGGCATTAGCGGATGCACTTAGCAAACACCTGCAGGATTTTAGTCATGACGGGCATTTGTATGTGCGTTATGATACAGGAACAAGCCGTCTCTTATTGCGCCAACAGCATATTGAGGCGAAGGACAATGAGGGTAATACCGCATCTGCAGAAGGACCAGACCCTTTCTTCTACGGAGCTGCTGCAGCAGCATATAATTATGGTTTTGAAAGTGTGAGGATCAGTAAGGAGAATATCGGTTATCTAAGTTTGTCAGAGATCAACATTTCCAGGAAATGCCTGCCCGTTTTATATGCTGCGATGACTTTTGTTGCCAATACCCGGGCATTGGTCATTGACCTTCGTAACAACGGTGGCGGTGGTAGTGACACGGGGGCGGTCTTTGAAAGTTTCTTTCTGCCGGAAAATACGCCATTGATCACCTTCTCCAGCAGAACAGGCAAGCAGACCACCGACAGTACCGTATCCTGGCTGAAAGAAAAGCGTTATGACCGTCCTGTATTCATTCTCATCAGCAATAAGACAGCATCTGCAGCAGAAGCTTTTACATTCGCCATGCAAAGAACGGGAAGAGCTGTTGTGATAGGTCAGCCCTCGGCTGGCGCCGCGAATATGAATGCCTGGTTTCCTGTCAATGAGCATATTTACATCTCTATATCAGAGATGGCGCCGGTATGGCATGGTACAACCGATACCTGGGAGCGAAAAGGGATACAACCGGATTATCCTGCAGTAACAGAACAGGAAATAACAGCTATCATCCAAAAGAAAACAGGTAAGCAATAA
- a CDS encoding aconitate hydratase — translation MVFDIEMIKKVYAALPGKVEATRKLLGRPLTLSEKILYAHLYAPTTAAYERGKSYVEFAPDRVAMQDATAQMALLQFMTCGRDKVAVPSTVHCDHLIQAKTGATEDLATAVDTNKEVYEFLSSISNKYGIGFWKPGAGIIHQVVLENYAFPGGLMIGTDSHTPNAGGLGMLAIGVGGADAVDVMAGLPWELKMPKLIGVKLTGKLSGWSSPKDVILKVAGVLTVKGGTGCIVEYFGEGADNLSATGKGTICNMGAEIGATCSVFAYDTKMSAYLKATERADIAALADGVKDHLRPDTEVYADPSKYYDQVIEINLNELEPHVNGPFTPDLAWPISKFAQAVKENNWPEKLEVALIGSCTNSSYEDISRAASLAKQAVDKNLDVKAEYTITPGSELVRYTIERDGLLNTFDQIGGVVLANACGPCIGQWARHIDDPNRKNSIITSFNRNFAKRNDGLAATHAFVASPEIVTAFAIAGDLTFNPLTDKLKTKDGKEVMLDEPTGFELPAKGFSVDDPGYQAPAADGSGVQVIVSPTSDRLQLLAPFAAWEGTDLKGLKLLIKAKGKCTTDHISMAGPWLKYRGHLDNISNNMLIGAINAFNDKSDSVKNQLSGEYAGVPVVQRAYKAANIGSIVVGDENYGEGSSREHAAMEPRHLGVRAILVKSFARIHETNLKKQGMLALTFADKEDYEKIQEDDTFDIVGLTTFVPGKQLTVVANHKDGSKDQILVNHTYNEQQIEWFKAGGALNVIRAQFAKAKA, via the coding sequence ATGGTGTTTGATATTGAAATGATTAAAAAAGTGTATGCGGCACTGCCGGGTAAAGTGGAAGCTACCCGTAAACTGCTGGGACGCCCGCTCACACTCTCAGAAAAGATACTATATGCTCACCTATATGCACCTACCACGGCAGCTTATGAGCGTGGAAAGTCTTATGTAGAGTTCGCGCCCGATCGCGTTGCCATGCAGGATGCTACCGCACAGATGGCCCTGTTACAGTTCATGACCTGCGGACGCGATAAAGTAGCTGTTCCTTCTACCGTACACTGTGATCACCTCATTCAAGCCAAAACCGGCGCCACGGAAGACCTGGCGACAGCTGTGGACACCAATAAGGAAGTATACGAATTCCTGTCTTCTATCTCCAACAAATATGGCATCGGTTTCTGGAAACCAGGTGCTGGTATCATTCACCAGGTTGTACTGGAAAACTATGCTTTCCCCGGCGGTCTGATGATCGGTACCGACTCTCACACGCCTAACGCAGGTGGTCTGGGTATGCTGGCTATCGGTGTAGGTGGTGCTGATGCAGTGGACGTGATGGCTGGTCTGCCATGGGAACTGAAAATGCCAAAACTGATCGGTGTTAAACTGACAGGTAAACTGAGCGGCTGGTCCTCCCCTAAAGACGTAATCCTGAAAGTAGCCGGTGTACTGACCGTTAAAGGCGGTACTGGTTGCATCGTTGAATATTTCGGCGAAGGTGCTGATAACCTGAGCGCTACCGGTAAAGGTACTATCTGTAACATGGGTGCGGAAATAGGTGCTACCTGCTCCGTATTTGCTTACGATACCAAAATGTCTGCTTACCTGAAAGCCACTGAGCGTGCAGATATCGCCGCCCTGGCTGATGGTGTGAAAGATCATCTGCGTCCTGATACCGAAGTGTACGCTGATCCTTCCAAATACTATGATCAGGTGATCGAGATCAACCTGAACGAACTGGAGCCTCATGTGAACGGTCCTTTCACTCCGGACCTGGCATGGCCTATCTCTAAATTCGCACAGGCTGTAAAAGAAAACAACTGGCCTGAAAAACTGGAAGTTGCCCTGATCGGTTCCTGCACCAACTCTTCTTACGAAGATATCTCCCGTGCTGCTTCCCTGGCGAAACAGGCGGTTGACAAGAACCTCGACGTTAAAGCTGAATATACTATCACTCCGGGCTCTGAACTGGTACGTTATACCATCGAAAGAGACGGTCTGTTAAATACCTTCGACCAGATTGGCGGTGTTGTACTGGCTAATGCCTGCGGTCCTTGTATCGGTCAGTGGGCACGTCACATCGACGATCCTAACCGTAAAAACTCCATCATCACTTCCTTCAACCGTAACTTCGCCAAGAGGAATGATGGTCTGGCTGCTACACACGCTTTCGTGGCATCTCCGGAAATCGTTACTGCCTTCGCTATTGCAGGTGATCTGACCTTCAATCCGCTGACAGACAAACTGAAAACCAAAGATGGTAAGGAAGTAATGCTCGACGAGCCTACCGGTTTCGAACTGCCTGCTAAAGGTTTCTCTGTAGACGATCCTGGTTACCAGGCCCCTGCAGCTGACGGTAGCGGTGTTCAGGTAATCGTATCTCCAACCAGCGACCGTCTGCAACTGCTGGCGCCATTTGCTGCGTGGGAAGGCACTGACCTGAAAGGTCTGAAACTGCTGATCAAAGCAAAAGGCAAATGTACTACTGACCACATCTCTATGGCTGGTCCGTGGTTAAAATACCGTGGTCACCTCGACAACATCTCCAACAACATGCTGATCGGTGCTATCAACGCATTCAACGACAAATCTGATTCTGTAAAGAACCAGTTGTCCGGTGAATATGCAGGCGTGCCTGTTGTACAGCGTGCTTATAAAGCGGCTAACATCGGCTCTATCGTTGTGGGTGATGAAAACTATGGTGAAGGCTCCAGCCGCGAACACGCTGCGATGGAACCACGTCACCTGGGTGTTCGCGCTATCCTGGTTAAATCTTTCGCACGTATCCACGAAACCAACCTGAAAAAGCAAGGTATGCTCGCGCTGACCTTCGCTGATAAGGAAGATTACGAAAAGATCCAGGAAGATGATACCTTCGATATCGTTGGTCTGACCACTTTCGTACCTGGTAAGCAACTGACCGTTGTGGCTAACCACAAGGACGGCAGCAAAGACCAGATCCTGGTTAACCACACCTACAATGAACAACAGATCGAGTGGTTCAAGGCAGGTGGTGCACTGAACGTGATCCGTGCACAGTTTGCAAAAGCAAAAGCATAA
- a CDS encoding helix-turn-helix transcriptional regulator, with protein MKLENGKYLGNNSRTFHMDGLIVNKTTYNEKVFEGWHFHENNHLSFILEGGNREERKNGDKSVIPGSIMLYHSGEWHRNSHTQHPSQNINIEIEDSFLTHYEAGFINGPHNELNTFQTHASLTAIRIYHDCLVADQHSLLSVHQQILTLLQTAGQSLHPDRQLLAGRAGKVAELLHDRWNENISLHDLSLITQLHPVTVSRHFSAYFKCSLGEYMRKIRVQKALAMIRQTEMSLTGIAYQCGFFDQSHFIRAFREQTGFLPKEFRKL; from the coding sequence ATGAAGCTGGAGAACGGGAAATATCTGGGGAATAACAGTCGTACTTTCCATATGGATGGGCTGATCGTCAATAAGACCACCTACAATGAGAAAGTATTTGAGGGATGGCATTTCCATGAGAATAACCACCTTTCATTCATACTCGAAGGCGGCAACCGCGAGGAGCGCAAAAACGGCGACAAGAGCGTAATTCCGGGAAGTATTATGTTATACCATAGCGGTGAATGGCATCGCAACAGCCATACACAGCATCCATCTCAGAATATCAATATCGAAATAGAAGATAGTTTTTTAACTCATTATGAGGCCGGTTTTATAAACGGGCCTCATAATGAGTTAAATACTTTTCAGACCCACGCCAGCCTCACGGCTATCAGGATCTATCACGACTGCCTTGTGGCAGATCAGCATAGCCTTCTCTCCGTTCATCAACAGATACTGACCCTGTTACAAACAGCTGGCCAATCGCTTCATCCCGACAGGCAATTATTGGCCGGTCGTGCCGGTAAGGTAGCTGAACTCCTGCATGATCGCTGGAATGAGAACATTTCCCTGCATGACCTGTCCCTTATCACCCAACTCCATCCTGTTACTGTTTCCAGGCACTTTTCCGCTTATTTTAAATGTTCGCTGGGAGAATATATGCGGAAGATCAGGGTACAAAAAGCGCTGGCAATGATAAGGCAGACAGAGATGTCTTTGACAGGTATTGCCTATCAGTGTGGCTTTTTTGACCAGAGCCATTTTATCAGGGCCTTCAGGGAACAGACCGGCTTCCTGCCCAAAGAGTTTCGCAAACTCTGA